The Coccidioides posadasii str. Silveira chromosome 2, complete sequence genomic interval ACTTGGAGGGCGCCCTACCCCTGGTTTGGACATTCGCTCACGGCTCTGGCAACATGCTGACCGCTCCCACCCTATATGTGCTCCAGCTTTTCGGACAGCCGCATGTCAACGCGCTCCTGCGAGGCTACGTCCGGGCAAAACGTGGAACTGCCGAGGTTTATAAAAAGGCTGCTGAGGTCCTCGGGTCAGATGTCATCTACAACAGCCAAATCCTAAAGGTGACACGTTCTGACAGCGGGGTCACAGTTGTTGTACGTACGAAAGATGACAAGTTCAAGCAGATCCGCGCCAAGAAGCTGCTGGTCACGATGGTTCCCACTCTTCGCAATCTCGATCCCTTTGATCTCGACCAGAAAGAGGAGTCTGTCTTTCGGCAGTGGATGTGGAAGAATTACTACGTCGGCATCGTGAAGAACAGCGGCCTCCCGGAGAAGGCAAGCATCGTTGATGTGGACCCAACAAAGGCTGCTTCCCTTCCACATATGCCTTTTGTCTGGCACTTGGATTATATGGGAGTCCCCGGGTATCACGCCGTCAAGATCGTAGGAGACTCGGAGTTCACGGAGTCCGAGGCCAAGGACCTCGTCTTCGGTGGTATCAGGCGTATGGGTGCTGCAGGAACTTTTCCAATCTCAAATCCCGAGCTTGCCACTTGGAGACGTCACATCCCATTAACCCTCGCTGTTTCGAATGAAGCGGTGAAGGGCGGATTCTACAGAGATCTGTATGCATTGCAAGGCCACAAGAACACTTTCTATACGGGTCTTTCGTTTTGTTCGGATTATTCAACGTTGCTTTGGGATTTCACGAACAAAGTGCTCGAGCAGATGGACGTATGAGAGCCGGGAAGGATGAAGCGGACCGGGGCGTGGAATGCGTTTTGCGATCTCTCATTGCGTCTTTGGTTAAGTCATTGGAATTATTTCCAAAGAGTTAGGTTTGCTAGTGTGAAGTTACGTTAGTGACTCTGGAAACAGGCGAATGCATGAGCAGATATAGAAACCTGTCgatgccctttttttttctaatttctttttttatctttttgGCGCGTTTCGGTCTATGCCAGCTTCTTGTTTCCTGTAATTATGGTTTTCGCTTTCTTTGAGCTAGGCATTTACATCTTTTTAAATCCTTCACCGGAACCAGACATCGCGACAACAGTACATCAAGATGTCTCCAAAAGTATGAAGATAAAGTTTCTTCCTTCAGAACGCGAGGCCTCAAACCGCGGGTCTAGCTGAGGTTGACCGGTGTGCCGGCCACCGTTCCCACCTGCCACATTCCTTCACCGGAACGTCGCGGCGATCCCATCTTCGGAGCAGGGCAATGCTCCGGAATGATGGCGTTCTAATAATTAGTTTACAATTAATCATAGTTAAACCTCAATCTGAAGATGTGTTGCGGTGGGGATTCCGGTTGTTCCGATCCGAGGCTCAACTCTTCTCCCGAAATATGCCCGCTAGAGAGTCCTATACGGACTAGATAGATTGCAAACAGATAGAGAATCATGCTTATAAAGCTGTTGATCTTACAGTGATTGTGAggcctgtacggagtatgtttAGCTAAATGGTTCTTAGTTGGCCTCATATCGTTTTTCTCTCCTTTATTCAATATATCTTGAGCACATCACCCTATCACTTATTCATTTGGACTGTAGTACCCAGTTACAAAAGAATAAATAATCCCATGCCCTTTGCAACCACCTCTCTTGTGTCTTCTTGACGGAACATTTGGAAGTCGGCATCTAACTGCTGCTGGCGCAGCTCATAGTATTGCTCAAGGTGCTCGTTGAGCTTACGTCCGTCAATCTTCAGGCGTAAAGGGGCTAGATTACCGCCAGCTGTGTTGCTGGAAATCCGCGTCATTGTGACAGGGATGACCTGCTGCATCGTACAATTATAAAGCTAATGAAACATGTCTATATGTTCAATGCTCCTGAAGAGTGATGTTCTGATGTTTGTTTCTGTTGTTGCCTCAATCACCGCTGGATAGTGGCCCATAAACCATCAGGCAGTTAGCCCTCGCGATTTTATCTTTGGTTCCACCGGcgtctcctttttctttttctttttcttttcttttcttttcttttctccttttttttttttttttttttttttggttggttGGGGGGAGGCGCTCTGGAGGCAGCAGGACTGCATGATTGCATGTACTCACTCTGCCTCCAGCGCTACTCTAGGATGAATGCAGGATTTTGGCAAAATCCAGGTTTCCTCCTAATTATATCGTGAGGTATCTCAGCGTACAATTTTATATCAGTTGCTTGCTGAGCGTATACTGCCTACATTCGTCCTTGGTTTTCTACGATGAACACCAATAATACCACTTAATGGGCGGCGAAATGGAGTTTTAAGAGTTGGAGAAATTTGACGACAAGAAAACACAGATAACCGAGGTGACCATTTGGAGCTGCGAGACATGATCGGTGGAGTCTGTGGTGCAGTTGCGTCGAAGCAGACATGCTTTTTAACCATCCGATCGATACTGTAGTCCGGCTTGGCATGGTCACGGCCAGCCATCCGAGCTGATCCAACGAAGCAAATCGAAACCTGGTGCTTTATGCGTGGCGACCCGCCTGCCAAACCCCCATCCATGTTAACCTTAAATACTCCAACGTTTGACCAAACCCATGGCATCCAGCGACCTCCTCCGTTAGATCGCATGTCTCCGAAACCAATCTCCATCCCAGCCAGGGCTCAAATGCTGCCTTGTGATGACGGTAAATCAACGCGGGTGACCCTGGCAAAATTCTGGATCAATATAGCCGTGCGAGATGGTCTGTGTTGGCCAAAACCTGCCAACTCCCCGGCTCAAAGGGATCTTGCTCAGGTTCCAGGAAATGTGACTGTTGCTTGCGTTGGTACCCAATCAGGTCAACACTTTCCCGAGATAATGTCTGCTTTTCTCCGTCAGCTCGCTTCACTCCAAGAGATAAGGTCTCCAGAGTGAATGCCAGTGGTTTGTCCTAGGAAAACTCGTCACGTCGCAAAGATTGATCGAACGAGAGCAACGCCGGCGCATTTCCATGACTACACCTGTGCTGTACTCTGAAAGGCTTCTCAGCCCGTACTCCATCCTCTGAACGCCGTAAGCGTGTGCGGAAAAGCCTGTGTGCTTTACCATATCCCATGGTCAATCAGCTGATAAAGGGAAAAGAATAAGAGATGTGGTGAGAGGTAAAACCGGGTCGCTTTTGGGGGTACACAAGCGATGCAACGGATGACATTCGGGTCATGCTCGATGTGTTGTCAATAAGCCTCTTCTCGCCTGGGTGAACCCTTTGCCAGGATTCTGTACGGCAACTGGCCGTTTTGAAGGTCTGCTGCATCTGCGGTGGACGGCTGTTAATAGCTGCTCCGTCTGCACGCTGTTTAGTATTTATCGGTTGGAGAGTTTTTGCAAGATTTCGCTAATTCTCGGACTGCCCCACTGCCTATTTTTGGTCGATACGGGAGCCATACGGATCCCGACGCAGCGTCTCTGGTGGAGGGCCATCGAGAAACGACCGTATTTTACCTGAGACATTGCTTTGTGAGCGCGGACGTCGGCTATCCCAACTGGGTAACGCTGGACGTCGCTTTGATCGATCGCAGTCTCGACGCAGAAAAGCTCACGGCAACAGACACACCGGCAGCCATTTCCCCAGCAAAGTTTATCCTTCCAGCCGTCAGCATGGTGAGTTAAACTTCATTTTTATTGTGAGCATCGCTAAAAAAATCCTTTTAGTGTCTTGATCCCATCTTGGCATCAAAGAAAAACGTGCAGCGCTAGCTCCTGGTTACCATGGTCACCTCCCAACGGCCCACATCAGCGCTCTCTCACTTCGGCGGATTGTTCTGTGCCTATAGCCGTATTCCAACGTATGGGTTCTCGAGACAGGACGCTCGACTGTCCTGATCCTCTGACACTCTCACGCTCCAATTCGCAGTGCGAGAGCTTCAGAGCTTCACGTGGCGAGAGAATGTTTctattcttgttctttggGCGGCATTGTCACTAGCTGAATACCAGGCCCTCTGTCGACTTCAACTCGGGTTGATGGCTGGGAACTTACCAATATTAAGACATTGTTCCACTTTGGCTCCAGCCTCGCCTCCCGCCTCCCGCCGCCGATGATGACATTTCCTTGCGCTATTATGGTTCCTATGGGGACCGTTTGGAAAACAGTGCAAATGTCCTCCATGAATATATATACAGAGAAAAATGCGTGTATATATATTGCTCCCCCCGTGCCCGCCTTGTTCTTCGGTTTTGTGAAAATTCATATTTTGCCTTTAGGACATTCGTTTTACCCCAAGTGACGCAAAGAGCAACTTTCGCTGGATCAGCGGTGCAGTCGTTCGTTTGACCACAAACTGTAATATATCCAGTCGCTTCTCTTTGAGGGTTGCATTTACCTCCTCCATTTCACGAAATGCGGTCTCTCCACCCAATCTTGCTGGGTGCCTTTGTGGGCGTAGCATTCGCTTTTCCGGGTCGTCACTACTACCCGAGCTCCCCGTTTCCCACGGGCGGAATCACGCATCAGCCTCCGTTATCAACAGGTGATGGTGTTGGACCCGGTCCGGGCCCTCAACCGACGCCCTCGGAGAATAATCCACCTCCTGAAGTTACTACAGCGACTGATACCATCACAAAAACAACTTTCATCCCCTGCTCAACGCCCGTTGCCTCAGGGAGAGGCACCACCTGGTACAGCACATGGCTTACAATGTCAATCTATACGACAACCACGTGCTATCCAGTCACTCAAACCCACACGCCGCCTCCGCCATCAACTACGCCTCCTTGTGAGGGAGAAAACTGCCACGTCCCGCCTCCGTCTCTATCTCTACCTCCTCAATGTCCGACCCAAGCCACTGTTACTGTGACAGTAACCAAGACGGAATGTGGAGCCGGATGCATTCCTCCCACGTCTACTCCAGAGATGCCATCGCCGTCTGGGGAACCGGGGCATCCTTCACCACCTCCCTGCCAACAGTGCTCGACCTTCACGATCACTGATATTCATAGTTCAACAATGACCATCGTGGTTCCGCCTCAGACACCTTCCGTCCATCCCACTCCATCGAAATCACCCCCACCATTCTCTCCTCCCCCTGGAACAGGAATTCCTCCACCGTCTACAACAAAATCTCAGCCGCCAACCACCGGGACAAACGTCCCTTATAAGAGATACGGCCAGCATCCAAGATACTTTTAAAGCAGCATCACTGAATTATATACATACAACAAAGTGATGTATTCAATTTACAGGAAGTTCTGCTTTGTTTTCCCATTTGCATGCTAAGCGACCGCAACTTTGCTGATTAGTTTACTCATCTTTTCATGTTTGCATTTTATCCTCTAATGTCAGCGTGCATGAGCGTCTGTCAATGTCTCTCCTTCTCTTACCCTGGTGATTTAAATTTGTTTGCATACCACAGTTTATGACCCCAACCATGCTGTCCTTAATGGCTATGGAGATATAGCCTCCTGGGAAGTCGATTACGCTCCCTTTTGAAATAATGCTGCTTCTGTGAAAGCTCGAGATGTTAGGTACTGAGTACATTAGGTAGTTTGCGGAATAAGACCGTGAAATCGAATATCTCGGAACCTAGGCCCTCCGTCCTCAGGTCTATTCGAGGACGGGCCGTCTGCTGGGTAGGCGCAATGATTTTTCTGTTCGCTCTCATCCATAAAGCTGTCAAGCCCCTCATAGAGCTCCGTTTACCAACTTTGTATAAGGGTCGCACTGGCCCCGACACTGAAAGCCATGGCAGGGAATAGAAGAGGAGACAACTCTCAATTCACAATTGACATGATTATTGCCGAGATAGAGGGTTGGAAACCCCTCTGGTGTGTGTTTCTGCCGGAATTATTCCAGTAGCTATAATGTGAACAAACGGAACTTCGGCACCAACAAGAAAATTTCACTTCACTCCCAAACAAAAATCTCGGAGCAAATCAATTCAAGTAGCGTAAACGGCCATGGTTACTTATTGAGTTGCCTTTTCATGCACTACTGGTCCAAGTATGCAGTGAAATAGCGGAGCTTCCCAACTTCGATTGTTGACGCCCACCAACCCATCTGACATCTAGGTCTGATGATTTCGATGTAGCCATCACGCCCTTAAATCCAAATCGTTCCCGGTACATAAAGTCTCTCGGGATGTGGGTGGGGCATATAAGTTTGAGGATATCATTTCACAAAAGCCCGGGCTATTTGATTGGTATGGTCTGAGACATTTTCCGCGGCACGCGCTTTGGCAGGTGTCTTTTGGTCACCCGATGGGGTTATACCTACCTTTGTTTCTTCCCCCTCCAATAAATACGAAGCACTGGAGCTGAATCAACCTCTTGTCTCGATCACTGCAAAGGGCTTTTGACCAGAGCCTCGACGTTTGGCCTAGAGCATAGATAAAAATACCCCGTATATATGCTATCTAGGTTTCGTTAATGGACTCTTCTAGCCGGTTTGGCAAACCAATCAATGGGATTGACTTTAAAAACAAGTCAGAAATACTGCGCCCCCAGCTGGCGTTGTCGAATTGTCAATTACTGAGCGTCGATGGATACGAAAGCCCCGTCTGGCCGCATCGCAACATGACAGGCAACGTCGCTTCAACAGTGGGATCGATCACGAATACTTCAAGATATGTATTGAAATTCGAGTAGCTAAAAACAAAGCCCAGGAAAGAGGCACTGGAGGCCCAAATCATAATAAAGCGTGGCAAAGTTTTTGACGGTCCAAGCCTTCGTTAAGTAATGATTGATCCGTGCCCAAAAGTTGCTTGCACTAACCTGATAGCAGTCATTTGTGACTCAAAAATCATATTGCACTGGGATATATCAATCCACCTAATGTATAAACGAGAGTAGGCAAGacgaaggggaaaaaaaaaataaaaaaaaaaaaaagatgacCTCTGTTCCCAAATCCTCATCCCACGGAGCTTTACCGAAAAAGTAAGATAGTTATCGGGGTATGCGAACCAACACATACATACACTGCAATCCATATTTCGCCCAAACGCCGTCCAACGGACTAAAAATAGGAGCGTAGACTGTCATGAAACAGATAGCCCATTTCATGATTCGAATAACCCAACCGGCTCAGTTAGGAAAGAAAggttaaaaaagaaaagaaaaaagaaaggaacaCAAGAAATAATTGAAAGGAGAATTGGGCATAAAAAACCAGTGATCAAGAAATTAAAAAGCTCGTAAAATATATCTGCAGAAACCAATCCTTTTCCATCGCAGcaggaaacaaaaaagatgACATCGTAAGAGTAAATTAGGTTTATAGCAGCATTCAAATCAGAAAACATAAGCGTGAATTAGGGGTAGCATTTAACTGCTATTTGATCGCAAAATCTGCTTCACAAGGAGTGTTAGACTCAACCATTGGGGTTAAATGGGATATTACTCACCGGCTCAGGAACGCTGGTTCGATTGGTGGCGGTAAGCGCACGAGACTCGAGCGATGGACGTTGATGTTTAGCCTCTGGCGATGACGCCCCGGCAAGAGTACTTGATGAATGGTGGCCTCCAAATCTTGAATCCTTGCCTTTTTCGAACAAGGGGCTACCAAGTGTCGCGCACTTGAGAATGGTCTGCATCATCTGGTTTTGTTTCAGCGGTTTGGCCAGATACTCGTCCATTTGAGCCTGTAGACATTTCTCTCGGTCTCCCAACATGGCGTGAGCAGTTAAAGCAATAATCGGCGTGCGCTGTAGGCCGTTTTCTTTCTCCCACTCACGGATCTTGCCTGTAGCCT includes:
- a CDS encoding uncharacterized protein (SECRETED:SignalP(1-24)~EggNog:ENOG410PIV4~COG:S), translated to MGSAVIRFLPLFGLALLKVPTSSALSIDKEVITADVCIIGGGSTGTYAGVKLKDEGKKVAIVERNDYLGGHIGTLYVDGEPVDYGVQGFFNTETTTKYLNRLNVQYEPLLPATLDNRYVDFRTGKTAPYDGNVVNITATLLLYSAVVSKFEGIADGSFNLPDQVPDELLMPFGQFVQRYHLEGALPLVWTFAHGSGNMLTAPTLYVLQLFGQPHVNALLRGYVRAKRGTAEVYKKAAEVLGSDVIYNSQILKVTRSDSGVTVVVRTKDDKFKQIRAKKLLVTMVPTLRNLDPFDLDQKEESVFRQWMWKNYYVGIVKNSGLPEKASIVDVDPTKAASLPHMPFVWHLDYMGVPGYHAVKIVGDSEFTESEAKDLVFGGIRRMGAAGTFPISNPELATWRRHIPLTLAVSNEAVKGGFYRDLYALQGHKNTFYTGLSFCSDYSTLLWDFTNKVLEQMDV
- a CDS encoding uncharacterized protein (SECRETED:SignalP(1-18)~EggNog:ENOG410Q06U~COG:S), with the translated sequence MRSLHPILLGAFVGVAFAFPGRHYYPSSPFPTGGITHQPPLSTGDGVGPGPGPQPTPSENNPPPEVTTATDTITKTTFIPCSTPVASGRGTTWYSTWLTMSIYTTTTCYPVTQTHTPPPPSTTPPCEGENCHVPPPSLSLPPQCPTQATVTVTVTKTECGAGCIPPTSTPEMPSPSGEPGHPSPPPCQQCSTFTITDIHSSTMTIVVPPQTPSVHPTPSKSPPPFSPPPGTGIPPPSTTKSQPPTTGTNVPYKRYGQHPRYF
- a CDS encoding uncharacterized protein (EggNog:ENOG410PIV4~COG:S); its protein translation is MRGDPPAKPPSMLTLNTPTFDQTHGIQRPPPLDRMSPKPISIPARAQMLPCDDGKSTRVTLAKFWINIAVRDGLCWPKPANSPAQRDLAQVPGNVTVACVGTQSGQHFPEIMSAFLRQLASLQEIRSPE